A DNA window from Camelina sativa cultivar DH55 chromosome 17, Cs, whole genome shotgun sequence contains the following coding sequences:
- the LOC104756108 gene encoding leucine-rich repeat receptor-like protein kinase PEPR2, whose product MRNLGLVQITLLCCLFVYFRTDSFVSCLNSEGLALLSLLEHFDKVPLKVASTWKKNTSETTPCGNWFGVSCGSSGNVEMLDLPSSGVSGQLGSEIGELKSLVILDLSNNSLSGVLPSSLRNCTSLEFLDLSNNGFSGEVPDIFGSLKNLKNLYLDRNTLSGLIPPSVGQLVKLVALSLTRNDLSGAIPESIGNCSKLKYLALNGNKLNGSLPVSLNLLENLGDLFVNNNSLGGRLHFGSSNCKKLVNLDLSYNGFQGGVPPEIGNCSSLHSLSIINCNLTGTIPSSLGMLNKVLSIDLSDNRLSGSIPQELGNCSSLETLKLNNNQLQGEIPPALGKLKKLQNLELFVNKLSGEVPISIWKIQSLKQVLVYNNTLTGELPVEVTQLKHLKNLTLFHNSFYGEIPMTLGMNQSLEEVDLLGNRFTGEIPPYLCHGQKLRIFVLGSNQLHGTIPASILQCKTLERVRLEENKLTGLLPDFPECHSLSYVNLKSNNFKRSIPRSLGSCKNLITIDLSRNKLTGLIPPELGNLQRLGELNLSHNHLEGPLPSQLSGCARMLYFDVGSNSLNGSVPSSFRSWKSLSTLVLSENKFLGAIPLFLAELDRLSDLRIARNAFGGEIPSSVGLLKSLRYGLDLSGNGFTGEIPTALGDLVNLERLNISNNKLTGSLSVLQRLTFLSQVDVSYNQFKGPIPANLISNSSMLSGNPDLCIQPPYSASAITRNEFKSCKGQAKLSTWKIALIAAGSFLSVLVLLFALVLVFYCCKRGAKKEDANNILAEEEGLSLLLNKVLAVTDNLDDKYIIGRGAHGVVYRASLGSGEEYAVKKLNFAEHVRANQNMKREIETIGLVRHRNLIRLERFWMRKEDGLMLYQYMPNGNLYDVLHRRNQGEAVLDWSARFNIALGIAHGLAYLHHDCHPPIIHRDIKPENILMDLDMEPHIGDFGLSRILDDSTVSTATVTGTTGYIAPENAYKTVRSKESDVYSYGVVLLELVTGKRAVDRSFPEGTNIVSWVRSVLSSYEDDDDTAGPIVDPTLVDELLDTKLREQAIQVTDLALRCTDKRPENRPSMRDVVKLLTDLKDFVRSTSGSDQ is encoded by the exons ATGAGGAATCTAGGGTTAGTCCAAATTACTCTGCTTTGTTGTCTCTTTGTCTACTTCCGTACGGATTCTTTTGTCTCCTGTTTAAACTCTGAGGGTTTGGCTTTACTCTCGCTTCTCGAGCATTTTGATAAAGTCCCACTTAAAGTAGCTTCTACGTGGAAGAAGAACACATCTGAAACCACCCCATGTGGTAACTGGTTTGGTGTCAGTTGTGGTAGTTCTGGTAATGTCGAGATGCTTGATTTGCCTTCTTCTGGGGTTTCAGGCCAATTAGGTTCTGAGATTGGGGAGCTTAAGAGCTTGGTGATTCTGGATCTAAGTAACAACAGTCTCTCTGGTGTATTGCCTTCTAGTTTAAGGAACTGTACTTCacttgagtttttggatttgtctAACAATGGCTTTTCCGGAGAAGTTCCTGATATCTTTGGTAGcttgaagaacttgaagaatCTCTATCTTGATCGTAATACTCTTAGTGGCTTGATTCCTCCAAGTGTTGGTCAATTGGTAAAGCTCGTAGCTCTGAGTCTGACTCGTAATGACTTGTCTGGTGCCATTCCTGAGTCGATAGGGAACTGCAGTAAGCTGAAGTATCTGGCTTTGAATGGGAACAAGTTAAACGGTTCTTTGCCTGTGAGTCTCAATCTACTCGAGAATCTTGGTGACTTGTTTGTCAATAACAACAGTCTTGGAGGGAGGCTTCACTTCGGTTCTAGCAATTGCAAGAAGTTGGTGAATTTAGATCTGTCTTACAACGGTTTCCAAGGTGGTGTTCCACCTGAAATTGGCAATTGTAGTAGCCTTCACTCTCTATCCATTATCAACTGCAACTTAACAGGTACAATACCATCATCCTTGGGTATGTTGAACAAGGTTTTATCTATTGACCTTTCTGATAACCGTCTCTCGGGTAGTATCCCTCAAGAGCTTGGGAACTGCAGCAGCTTAGAAACCTTGAAGCTGAACAACAACCAGCTTCAAGGTGAGATACCTCCTGCATTGGGAAAGCTAAAGAAGCTACAAAACCTGGAGCTTTTTGTGAATAAGCTGTCCGGTGAGGTTCCTATTAGCATATGGAAGATTCAGAGTCTGAAACAGGTGCTCGTTTATAACAACACTCTCACCGGGGAATTACCAGTTGAAGTAACTCAGCTGAAGCACCTTAAGAATCTTACGCTGTTTCACAACAGCTTTTATGGAGAGATACCAATGACGTTAGGAATGAATCAAAGCTTAGAGGAGGTGGACCTTCTTGGTAACCGTTTTACAGGGGAGATACCACCCTATCTCTGCCACGGACAGAAGTTGAGAATTTTCGTCTTGGGTTCTAATCAACTTCATGGTACGATACCAGCTTCTATTCTTCAGTGTAAGACCCTCGAGAGAGTCAGACTTGAAGAAAACAAGCTTACAGGTCTTCTTCCGGATTTTCCTGAGTGTCATAGTCTTTCCTATGTGAACCTCAAAAGCAACAACTTCAAAAGATCCATCCCGCGCAGCTTAGGAAGCTGTAAGAATCTCATTACCATTGACCTTTCTCGAAACAAACTCACGGGTCTGATACCTCCAGAACTGGGAAATCTGCAAAGACTCGGAGAGTTGAATCTTTCACATAATCATCTGGAAGGTCCTCTGCCATCCCAGCTATCAGGTTGTGCGAGAATGCTGTACTTTGATGTAGGGTCAAACTCATTGAACGGTTCTGTTCCATCGAGCTTCAGAAGCTGGAAAAGCTTGTCCACTTTAGTTCTCAGTGAAAACAAATTTTTAGGAGCTATTCCACTGTTCTTGGCTGAGCTTGACCGCCTCTCAGATCTGCGGATAGCTCGAAATGCTTTTGGAGGTGAGATTCCTTCATCGGTTGGCTTGTTAAAGAGTTTACGCTATGGCTTAGACCTTAGTGGCAACGGCTTTACAGGTGAGATTCCAACCGCATTGGGGGATCTTGTCAATCTTGAACGACTCAACATATCAAACAACAAGTTGACGGGGTCTTTATCTGTTCTTCAAAGGCTTACGTTTTTGAGTCAAGTTGACGTCTCGTATAATCAGTTCAAGGGTCCAATACCGGCAAATCTGATATCAAACTCTTCAATGCTTTCTGGAAATCCAGACCTATGCATTCAACCTCCTTACTCAGCAAGTGCCATAACCCGCAACGAGTTTAAATCTTGCAAAGGTCAAGCCAAACTTAGCACCTGGAAGATCGCCCTTATAGCAGCTGGGTCCTTTCTATCTGTATTGGTTTTGCTTTTTGCGctggttttggttttctacTGCTGCAAAAGAGGAGCCAAGAAAGAAGATGCTAATAATATACTCGCCGAGGAAGAAGGTCTCTCCTTGTTGCTGAACAAAGTTCTTGCAGTCACTGACAATCTAGATGACAAGTACATTATTGGAAGAGGAGCCCATGGAGTTGTTTACAGAGCCTCTTTAGGGTCAGGCGAAGAATACGCTGTGAAGAAACTCAACTTTGCGGAACACGTACGCGCAAACCAAAATATGAAGAGGGAGATTGAAACAATCGGGCTAGTCAGGCACAGAAATCTCATTCGGTTAGAAAGATTTTGGATGAGGAAAGAAGATGGCTTAATGCTGTATCAGTACATGCCAAATGGAAACCTGTATGACGTTTTGCACAGGCGTAATCAAGGAGAAGCCGTTCTTGACTGGTCTGCACGGTTCAACATAGCCCTTGGGATTGCACACGGACTGGCTTATCTACACCATGATTGTCATCCACCAATCATTCACCGCGACATCAAACCAGAGAACATACTGATGGACTTGGATATGGAGCCTCATATTGGAGATTTTGGATTGTCTCGGATTCTAGATGACTCAACGGTTTCAACTGCCACCGTTACAGGCACAACTGGGTACATTGCACCAG AAAACGCTTACAAGACAGTGAGGAGCAAGGAATCAGATGTTTACAGTTATGGAGTTGTTTTGCTCGAGCTGGTCACAGGAAAGAGAGCAGTGGATAGATCTTTCCCGGAGGGTACCAATATCGTGAGCTGGGTCAGATCTGTATTAAGTAGCtatgaagatgacgatgataCTGCTGGTCCAATAGTTGATCCAACACTTGTGGATGAGCTTTTGGATACCAAGCTTAGGGAACAAGCAATCCAAGTTACAGACTTGGCTCTAAGGTGCACAGACAAGAGGCCGGAGAACAGACCATCCATGAGAGATGTGGTGAAACTTTTGActgatttaaaagattttgtaagaAGCACTTCAGGTTCAGATCAGTAG
- the LOC104756109 gene encoding cleavage stimulation factor subunit 77-like, protein MADNNKYNVEEAEALAKRALHLPIAQATPIYEQLLSLYPTSARYWKQYVEAQMAVNNDDATKQIFSRCLLNCLQVPLWQCYIRFIRKVYDKKGAEGQDETTKAFEFMLNYIGTDIASGPIWTEYITFLKSLPALNSYEDSQRLRKVYQRAILTPTHHVEQLWKDYENFENSVNRQLAKGLINECQPKFNSARAVYRERKKYIEEIDWNMLAVPPTGSSKEEIQWVAWKKFLSFEKGNPQRIDTASSTKRIIYVYEQCLMCLYHYPDVWYDYADWHVKSGSADAAIKVFQRALKAIPDSELLKYAYAEMEESRGAIQSAKKLYESILGASTNSLAHIQFLRFLRRAEGVEAARKYFLDARKSPSCTYHVYIAFATMVFCLDKDPKVAHKIFEEGLKLYMSEPVYILEYADFLTRLNDDRNIRALFERALSTLPAEESAEVWKRFIQFEQTYGDLASILKVEQRRKEALSGKGEEGSTPLESSLQDVISRYSYMDLWPCSSKELDHSARQELLVKNLDKKVGKTNLPHGPAAIGTVASSSKVVYPDTSQMVVYDPTKKSDLASSANPMAASASNTFPNIVTSTTTATATHGSANTFDEIPKTTPPALLAFLANLPIVDGPTPNVDVVLSICLQSDLPTGQNVKQSFAAKGNASSQNDPSGPTRSGSQRLSRDRRATKRKDSDRQEEGDTATVQSQPLPTDVFRLRQMRKARGISTSSQTPTGSTSYGSGFSGELSGSTG, encoded by the exons ATGGCTGATAATAATAAGTACAATGTTGAGGAAGCAGAGGCTTTGGCCAAGAGAGCCTTG CATTTACCAATTGCACAGGCGACGCCGATCTATGAGCAGCTTTTGTCTCTTTATCCCACTTCT GCGAGATATTGGAAGCAGTATGTGGAGGCACAGATGGCTGTAAACAATGATGATGCTACGAAGCAGATATTTAGTCGTTGTCTGTTGAATTGCCTTCAAGTTCCTCTTTG GCAATGTTACATTCGGTTCATCAGAAAGGTTTATGACAAGAAGGGAGCAGAGGGTCAAGATGAGACCACAAAGGCGTTCGAGTTCATGCTTAACTATATTG GGACAGACATAGCATCTGGACCTATATGGACCGAGTACATTACCTTTTTAAAATCTCTTCCG GCTCTTAACTCCTACGAAGATTCGCAACGACTCCGAAAAGTGTATCAGAGAGCTATATTAACTCCTACCCACCACGTTGAACAACTTTGGAAAGATTATGAGAACTTCGAAAATTCGGTTAACCGTCAATTG GCAAAAGGACTTATAAATGAGTGTCAGCCAAAATTTAACAGCGCAAGAGCTGTATATAGGGAGCGCAAGAAGTACATTGAAGAAATTGATTGGAACATGCTTGCTGTCCCACCAACAGGATCTTCCAAG GAAGAAATTCAGTGGGTGGCCTGGAAAAAGTTTTTATCCTTTGAAAA AGGAAACCCTCAAAGGATTGACACGGCCTCGTCAACGAAGCGGATTATATATGTCTATGAACAG TGTCTGATGTGTTTATATCACTATCCCGATGTATGGTATGACTATGCGGACTGGCACGTAAAATCTGGTTCTGCAGATGCCGCAATCAAAGTATTTCAGCGAGCCCTTAAAGCCATTCCTG ATTCAGAACTGTTGAAATATGCTTATGCCGAGATGGAGGAATCACGTGGAGCAATTCAG TCAGCGAAGAAATTATATGAAAGCATTTTGGGAGCTAGCACAAACTCTTTGGCACATATACAA TTTCTTCGCTTTCTCCGGAGGGCCGAGGGTGTTGAAGCTGCTCGCAAGTACTTTTTAGATGCTAGAAAATCTCCTAGCTGCACATATCATGTGTACATTGCTTTTGCTACGATGGTCTTTTGTCTTGACAAGGATCCAAAG GTTGCTCATAAGATCTTTGAGGAGGGATTGAAACTCTATATGAGTGAACCTGTTTACATCCTTGA GTATGCAGATTTCTTGACTAGATTGAATGATGATAGAAATATCAGAGCTCTATTTGAGCGGGCATTAAGCACATTACCAGCTGAAGAATCTGCTGAG GTCTGGAAAAGATTCATACAGTTCGAGCAAACATATGGAGATCTTGCTAGCATTCTAAAG GTTGAGCAGAGAAGGAAAGAAGCACTTTCTGGAAAAGGGGAAGAGGGATCTACTCCTCTAGAGAGTTCACTTCAAGATGTTATTTCTCGGTACAGTTACATGGATCTTTGGCCATGCAGTTCTAAGGAGCTTGATCATTCAGCCAGACAAGAG TTGCTTGTGAAGAATCTGGATAAGAAAGTGGGGAAGACAAATCTACCTCATGGTCCTGCAGCTATAG GTACTGTAGCTTCTTCGTCGAAAGTTGTTTATCCAGATACATCTCAGATGGTTGTTTATGACCCGACAAAGAAATCAG ATTTGGCTAGTTCTGCAAACCCAATGGCAGCTTCTGCTTCGAACACCTTCCCAAATATTGTGACTTCGACTACAACTGCAACTGCAACTCATGGATCAGCCAACACATTTGACGAAATACCAAAGACTACTCCACCTGCATTGTTAGCGTTTTTAGCTAACTTGCCTATTGTTGACG GTCCAACACCCAATGTGGATGTTGTTCTGTCGATATGTTTGCAGAGTGACTTACCAACAGGTCAAAATGTAAAGCAGAGTTTCGCTGCTAAAGGCAATGCTTCAAGTCAAAACGATCCCTCGGGTCCAACCCGCAGTGGGTCTCAAAGATTATCAAGAGACAGAAGAGCTACAAAGAGAAAAGATTCAGACA GGCAAGAAGAAGGGGATACAGCAACTGTACAAAGCCAGCCTCTGCCCACAGATGTTTTCAGACTTAGGCAGATGCGTAAAGCTCGTGGGATCTCAACATCATCGCAGACACCAACTGGTTCCACGTCGTATGGTAGTGGCTTCTCTGGCGAGCTTTCCGGTAGCACTGGTTAA